One segment of Balaenoptera ricei isolate mBalRic1 chromosome 8, mBalRic1.hap2, whole genome shotgun sequence DNA contains the following:
- the RBMXL2 gene encoding RNA-binding motif protein, X-linked-like-2 encodes MVEADRPGKLFIGGLNLETDEKILEATFGKYGCITEVLLMKDRETSKSRGFAFVTFESPADAKAAARDMNGKSLDGKAIKVAQATKPLFESGRRGPPPSHSRPRGLLGARGGGGPRRPQSRGGPADDGGYAGDFDLRSSRAPLPVKRGPPPPPRRAGPPPKRAAPSGPAHSGGGGIRGRPPAARGRDGYAGPPRREPPPPRRDPYLGPREEGYLPRHSYSSSRNYSSVRDPRDFAPSPREYTYRDYGHSSARDDCASRGYGDRDGYGGRDRDYLDHPSGGSYRDHFESYGDPRSAAPARWPLPSYGGGRYDEYRGCSPDAYGGGRSERYWRGRDRAGRADRGLPPSMERGCPPPRESYSGSGRRAPLGGGRLGSCSERGGDRSRY; translated from the coding sequence ATGGTGGAAGCGGATCGCCCGGGGAAGCTCTTCATTGGCGGGCTCAACCTCGAAACCGACGAGAAAATCCTCGAGGCCACGTTTGGCAAGTATGGCTGCATCACCGAGGTGCTCCTGATGAAAGATCGAGAAACCAGCAAGTCCAGGGGCTTCGCGTTCGTCACCTTCGAAAGCCCGGCAGACGCCAAGGCCGCCGCCAGAGACATGAACGGCAAGTCCCTGGATGGTAAGGCCATTAAGGTGGCCCAGGCCACCAAGCCGCTGTTCGAGAGCGGCCGGCGGGGTCCGCCGCCGTCCCACAGCCGCCCGAGGGGCCTGCTCGGggcccgcggcggcggcggcccacGGCGCCCCCAGTCCCGGGGCGGGCCGGCGGACGACGGCGGTTACGCGGGCGACTTCGACCTGCGGTCCTCCCGGGCCCCGCTGCCTGTGAAGcgcgggccgccgccgccgccgcgcaggGCCGGCCCGCCCCCGAAGAGGGCCGCGCCGTCGGGCCCGGCTCACAGCGGAGGCGGTGGAATACGCGGGCGGCCTCCGGCCGCTCGGGGGCGAGACGGCTATGCCGGGCCGCCGCGCCGGGAGCCACCGCCCCCGCGCCGGGACCCGTACCTGGGCCCCCGGGAGGAGGGCTACTTGCCCCGACACAGCTACTCGTCGAGCCGCAACTACTCGAGCGTCCGCGACCCCCGGGATTTTGCTCCCTCGCCCAGAGAGTACACCTACCGCGACTACGGCCACTCCAGCGCCCGGGACGACTGTGCATCGAGAGGCTACGGCGACCGAGACGGCTACGGGGGGCGCGACCGCGACTACCTGGATCACCCGAGTGGAGGCTCCTACCGAGACCACTTCGAGAGCTACGGGGACCCGCGCAGCGCCGCCCCTGCACGGTGGCCCCTGCCATCTTACGGCGGCGGCCGCTACGACGAGTACCGCGGCTGCTCGCCCGACGCCTACGGTGGCGGCCGGAGCGAGCGCTATTGGAGGGGCCGCGACCGGGCAGGCAGAGCTGATCGCGGGCTGCCGCCGTCCATGGAGAGGGGGTGCCCGCCCCCGCGCGAGTCCTACAGCGGGTCCGGCCGCAGGGCCCCCCTAGGCGGAGGCCGCCTGGGAAGCTGCTCGGAGAGAGGGGGAGACCGGAGCAGATACTAA